In Streptomyces puniciscabiei, a single genomic region encodes these proteins:
- a CDS encoding AAA family ATPase, which yields MEFAVVDDAHFFTDRVENADALLVRDPWDDSGYRTTFRLILLVDGRPWEIGTVKIGHISMDGHISMDGDDVCVVPLPARFSQLDRRFFSLGQDDGYYERLRQIPGGHREEVLEALHDMAYSEDSFHTAMQHDVTRRSLVRFVKLATVRGQLRRIARGGARRDLFDITYEPPAPRGIEPPRLRFRVVPDSQPPSNVHALTGRNGVGKSYLLSHLARAVAAAEPQPARLGQVIEFGREGRSFGNLVAVSFSAFDEFPLVEGDEMFTASYVGLRVPGARSPKFKTPYALRRDFRESIEACLTRERAERWIRALRTLDYAGSGFLEEGWLEDFEHTASPVVRGKKARMLFRGLSSGHKIVLLTMTRLVEHVDERTLVIIDEPEAHLHPPLLAAFMRALSDLLSDRNGLAIVATHAPVVLQEIPAHCVWKLHRYGQHLGADRPRIETYGENVGLLTHEVFGLEVAEAGFLRELRRLVEENYSYEAVLDRFGHRLGGEARLVLSALISMRDEPDGEIGEEH from the coding sequence GTGGAGTTCGCAGTGGTCGATGACGCCCACTTCTTCACAGACCGAGTGGAGAACGCCGACGCCCTGCTGGTGCGCGACCCCTGGGATGACTCCGGATACCGCACCACGTTCAGACTCATCCTTCTCGTTGACGGCCGTCCCTGGGAGATCGGCACCGTGAAGATCGGCCACATCTCGATGGACGGTCACATCTCGATGGACGGGGACGACGTGTGCGTCGTGCCCCTGCCGGCGCGGTTCAGCCAGCTGGACCGCCGCTTCTTCTCCCTCGGGCAGGATGACGGTTACTACGAGCGGCTCCGGCAGATACCCGGCGGGCACCGCGAAGAGGTGCTGGAAGCCCTGCACGACATGGCGTACAGCGAGGACAGCTTCCACACCGCCATGCAGCACGACGTGACGCGGAGGTCCTTGGTCCGGTTCGTAAAACTGGCCACCGTCCGAGGGCAGTTGCGTCGCATCGCCCGCGGTGGCGCGCGCAGAGACTTGTTCGACATCACCTACGAGCCCCCTGCCCCCCGCGGCATCGAACCCCCGCGCCTGCGGTTCCGCGTCGTGCCCGACTCCCAGCCTCCCAGCAACGTCCACGCTCTCACCGGTCGCAACGGCGTCGGGAAGTCGTACCTCCTTTCCCACCTCGCCCGGGCGGTCGCCGCCGCCGAGCCCCAGCCCGCCCGGCTCGGCCAGGTGATCGAGTTCGGACGTGAAGGGCGCTCGTTCGGCAACCTCGTCGCCGTCTCCTTCAGTGCCTTCGACGAGTTCCCCCTCGTCGAGGGCGACGAGATGTTCACCGCCTCCTACGTGGGCCTGCGCGTGCCCGGCGCACGCTCGCCGAAGTTCAAGACGCCCTACGCGCTGCGCCGGGACTTCCGCGAGAGCATCGAGGCGTGTCTGACCCGCGAACGTGCAGAACGCTGGATCCGCGCGCTGCGCACCCTTGACTACGCCGGCAGCGGCTTCCTGGAAGAGGGATGGCTGGAGGACTTCGAGCACACGGCCAGCCCGGTCGTCCGCGGGAAGAAGGCGCGGATGCTGTTTCGCGGCCTCAGCTCCGGCCACAAGATCGTGCTGCTGACCATGACCCGGCTGGTCGAGCATGTCGACGAACGCACCCTGGTGATCATCGACGAGCCCGAGGCCCACCTGCACCCACCGTTGCTGGCCGCCTTCATGCGCGCCCTGTCCGATCTGCTATCCGACCGCAACGGGCTGGCGATCGTCGCCACGCACGCTCCCGTCGTGCTACAGGAGATCCCCGCCCACTGCGTGTGGAAGCTCCACCGCTACGGCCAGCACCTCGGTGCCGACCGTCCCCGGATCGAGACCTACGGCGAAAACGTCGGCCTGCTCACTCACGAGGTCTTCGGCCTGGAGGTCGCCGAGGCAGGCTTCCTGCGCGAGCTGCGCCGCCTGGTCGAGGAGAACTACTCCTACGAGGCCGTGCTCGACCGCTTCGGGCATCGACTCGGCGGCGAGGCCCGGCTCGTCCTGAGCGCCCTGATCAGCATGCGCGACGAACCGGACGGCGAGATCGGGGAGGAGCACTGA
- a CDS encoding DUF317 domain-containing protein translates to MTDPAIDAHVRLDTHPSHSSAVAATLTGTRHRTAHALLAARGFEPVDDRTLVLARIDHEEPYWAEKAAQALAAEGITTEITPQLREAIAAEWTWANYPLPWLTREEMREVSNEAQKIYDDIRHGRLVIHAHADDSGTTVAVGTYRDGSKSVYLHGENHLRQVADVYGSPAQAIAAFERLHGDTLRPGPAPTTDTERQTAEALTALRAPAAAEPEPPVQRSETVPSYAADPGDHDAILHQFLAVHDDWEKWRTFGDDTTHAIHESQTLRIERVHEADPRERAWTIAAYESPVSDRMWHLTATGATPAPVLETLLTRLAEGDAWDTAIGSPVTETTVAAATRALTDAGWKHTVNGRWIRWETPQGDAGVQFDAFAAQHPHSTLATWTLWAGPTIDRPTWEINASPYTSATLLAHLTEDLAHGTGTRRHSPTKPKHTAKLTTTPTTVPPAPASPQTSRTR, encoded by the coding sequence TTGACGGACCCCGCCATCGACGCACACGTGCGCCTCGACACCCACCCCAGCCACTCCAGTGCGGTGGCCGCGACCCTCACCGGCACCCGGCACCGCACGGCCCACGCTCTCCTGGCCGCCCGCGGATTCGAACCTGTCGACGACCGCACCCTGGTCCTCGCCCGCATCGACCACGAGGAGCCGTACTGGGCGGAAAAGGCCGCCCAGGCACTGGCCGCCGAGGGCATCACCACGGAGATCACACCCCAGTTGCGTGAAGCCATCGCCGCGGAATGGACATGGGCCAACTACCCGCTGCCCTGGCTCACCCGCGAGGAGATGCGAGAGGTCTCCAACGAAGCCCAGAAGATCTACGACGACATCCGCCACGGCCGCCTCGTCATCCACGCCCACGCCGACGACAGCGGCACCACCGTCGCCGTCGGCACCTACCGCGACGGCAGCAAGAGCGTGTACCTCCACGGCGAGAATCACCTGCGGCAGGTCGCCGACGTCTACGGCTCGCCCGCCCAGGCCATCGCCGCCTTCGAACGCCTCCACGGCGACACCCTGCGACCCGGCCCCGCGCCCACGACCGACACCGAACGCCAGACGGCCGAAGCCCTCACCGCCCTGCGTGCGCCGGCCGCAGCCGAGCCAGAGCCGCCCGTCCAGCGGTCGGAGACGGTTCCCTCCTACGCCGCGGATCCCGGCGACCACGACGCCATCCTCCATCAGTTCCTGGCCGTGCACGACGACTGGGAGAAGTGGCGCACCTTCGGCGACGACACCACCCACGCCATCCACGAATCACAGACCCTGCGCATCGAACGCGTCCACGAAGCCGATCCCCGCGAGAGGGCATGGACCATCGCCGCCTACGAGAGTCCCGTCTCCGACCGGATGTGGCACCTTACGGCAACCGGCGCCACGCCGGCCCCCGTCCTCGAGACCCTGCTGACGCGTCTCGCCGAGGGTGACGCCTGGGACACCGCCATCGGCAGCCCCGTCACCGAGACGACGGTTGCCGCAGCAACCCGCGCGCTGACCGACGCCGGCTGGAAGCACACCGTGAACGGACGCTGGATTCGCTGGGAAACACCCCAAGGTGACGCCGGCGTCCAGTTCGACGCCTTCGCCGCCCAACATCCCCACAGCACCCTCGCCACCTGGACCCTGTGGGCCGGCCCCACCATCGACCGCCCCACCTGGGAGATTAACGCCTCCCCCTACACCTCCGCCACGCTGCTGGCCCACCTCACCGAGGACCTCGCCCACGGCACCGGCACCCGACGGCACAGCCCCACGAAACCGAAACACACCGCCAAGCTCACCACCACGCCCACCACCGTCCCCCCCGCACCGGCCTCACCGCAGACCAGCCGCACCCGCTGA
- a CDS encoding DnaB-like helicase N-terminal domain-containing protein, producing the protein MPRPTDPYEDDDFDDLPPNPAVHYAEQSLLGALLLEPHRLADIGPLQADHFSNHTQGALLSAMRSVPPPDPEAHRTEVAWLNTVMEAARPEAPGLTASYLHTLIQVCPRPQHAPAYARMIRADHARRMLRMHAERLAWTATDATLPDPAAATLAQADVLGRLLEDLSGQFAPHPGSLPRTPLPAAPPRDSGEEAVDEERLLLATATAHPAELKTMRWLQAEDFALPLHGALWQCLTSLVHRGDPVDPITVLWEAQHRGLLADGITPDDLMTLVSTPVGSPEYWGEKVLQRALLARARTVAARITAYTEDPANTPHQLITGSRRALADLTALRTRWTHATAPAPAAKPRQTGAAATPPRAGPPRTAAPSAARVSR; encoded by the coding sequence ATGCCCCGCCCCACCGACCCGTACGAGGACGACGACTTCGACGACCTGCCGCCGAACCCGGCCGTGCACTACGCCGAGCAGTCCCTGCTCGGCGCCCTCCTGCTCGAACCCCACCGGCTCGCCGACATCGGCCCCCTTCAAGCCGACCACTTCAGCAACCACACCCAGGGCGCCCTCCTCTCGGCCATGCGCAGCGTGCCGCCACCCGACCCCGAGGCCCACCGCACCGAGGTGGCATGGCTGAACACCGTCATGGAAGCCGCCCGCCCCGAAGCACCCGGTCTGACCGCCTCCTACCTCCACACCCTCATCCAGGTCTGCCCCCGGCCCCAGCACGCACCGGCGTACGCACGGATGATCCGGGCCGATCACGCCCGCCGGATGCTGCGCATGCACGCCGAACGCCTGGCCTGGACCGCGACCGATGCCACCCTGCCGGACCCGGCCGCCGCCACGCTGGCTCAGGCCGATGTGCTCGGACGGCTTTTGGAGGATCTCTCCGGGCAGTTCGCCCCGCACCCCGGCTCGCTTCCACGCACCCCGCTGCCGGCAGCACCGCCGCGGGACAGCGGCGAGGAAGCCGTGGACGAGGAACGGCTCCTCCTCGCGACCGCCACCGCGCACCCAGCAGAACTGAAGACCATGCGGTGGCTGCAAGCCGAGGACTTCGCGCTGCCGCTGCACGGCGCCCTGTGGCAGTGCCTGACCTCACTGGTCCACCGTGGTGACCCTGTCGATCCGATCACCGTGCTGTGGGAGGCCCAGCACCGCGGCCTCCTCGCCGACGGCATCACCCCCGACGACCTGATGACCCTCGTCTCCACGCCCGTCGGCTCACCCGAGTACTGGGGCGAGAAGGTCCTGCAACGAGCCCTGCTCGCCCGCGCCCGCACCGTCGCCGCGCGGATCACCGCCTACACCGAGGACCCCGCCAACACCCCCCACCAGCTGATCACCGGCAGCCGCCGCGCCCTGGCCGACCTCACCGCCTTGCGCACCCGCTGGACTCACGCCACCGCCCCGGCACCGGCCGCCAAGCCCCGCCAGACCGGGGCCGCGGCGACGCCCCCGCGGGCGGGCCCTCCCCGGACAGCGGCCCCGTCCGCTGCACGCGTCTCCCGCTGA
- a CDS encoding DNA cytosine methyltransferase, which yields MIIDLFSGPGGWSSALTMLGFRDVGLEWDEWACKTRAAAGQLTIRTDVALYPVWPFVGKTSGLIASPPCQAWSRAGKRLGLIDQPLVHQAVADLAQGRDTRARLLTSCRDERSLLAAEPMRYLHALHGVGEPEWVAMEEVPDVLPLWRQYAAVLRGWGFSVWTGILNAADYGVPQTRRRAILLASRTRTAAPPPPTHADVAEPETLFGPGRSRWVSMAEALGWGATDRPVPTVCAGGGPGGGPEPFPSGSRKSLASARDRGTWKPHTVPMVLKSPAEIAGWADDEGIRENRLADASAPAFGAGTHGWSWSLRSNNQANATVRGVDEPAGTLFFGHRANECVWVAEPASGGEGEERPVPESIRITAQEAGILQTFPADYPWQGNKGQVFSQIGNAVPPRLAAHLLAPHLGKTLTPDDFTLAA from the coding sequence GTGATAATTGACCTATTCAGCGGCCCAGGCGGCTGGAGTTCGGCGCTGACCATGCTGGGATTTCGGGACGTGGGCCTGGAATGGGACGAGTGGGCCTGCAAAACCCGCGCCGCGGCAGGCCAGCTGACGATCCGCACCGACGTAGCCCTGTATCCGGTCTGGCCTTTTGTGGGGAAGACTTCGGGGCTAATTGCGTCACCACCTTGTCAGGCGTGGTCGCGGGCCGGCAAGCGCCTCGGGCTCATCGACCAGCCGCTGGTCCACCAGGCCGTCGCCGACCTCGCCCAAGGCCGCGACACTCGCGCCAGGCTGCTGACCTCGTGTCGCGACGAGCGCTCCCTGCTCGCGGCCGAGCCGATGCGCTACCTGCATGCCCTCCACGGCGTCGGCGAGCCGGAATGGGTGGCGATGGAGGAAGTCCCGGACGTGTTGCCCCTGTGGCGCCAGTACGCAGCCGTGCTGCGGGGCTGGGGCTTCTCGGTGTGGACCGGGATCTTGAATGCCGCCGACTACGGCGTGCCACAGACGAGGCGGCGGGCGATCCTGCTGGCCTCCCGTACGCGCACCGCCGCGCCTCCGCCGCCCACGCATGCGGACGTCGCCGAACCGGAAACGCTGTTCGGGCCGGGCCGCTCTCGGTGGGTATCCATGGCTGAGGCCCTCGGCTGGGGCGCTACCGACCGTCCCGTGCCCACCGTGTGCGCCGGCGGCGGGCCCGGCGGCGGTCCCGAGCCCTTCCCCTCGGGGTCACGCAAGTCCCTCGCCAGCGCTCGCGACCGCGGTACTTGGAAACCGCACACCGTACCGATGGTGCTGAAGTCGCCTGCTGAGATTGCGGGTTGGGCTGACGATGAAGGGATCCGGGAGAACCGGCTCGCCGATGCGTCGGCCCCGGCGTTCGGCGCCGGGACGCACGGCTGGTCGTGGTCGTTGCGCAGCAACAATCAGGCGAACGCGACGGTGCGCGGCGTAGACGAGCCCGCCGGCACCTTGTTCTTCGGGCACCGGGCCAACGAATGCGTGTGGGTCGCCGAACCGGCATCCGGTGGTGAGGGCGAGGAGCGTCCGGTTCCGGAGTCCATCCGGATCACCGCCCAGGAAGCCGGCATCCTGCAGACCTTCCCCGCCGACTACCCCTGGCAGGGCAACAAGGGCCAAGTCTTCAGCCAGATCGGCAACGCCGTCCCGCCCCGGCTCGCCGCCCACCTGCTCGCCCCGCACCTGGGCAAGACCCTCACCCCCGACGACTTCACCCTGGCCGCTTGA